The following is a genomic window from Methanoplanus sp. FWC-SCC4.
GGTAATTCCGGTGAATGTATCCTTGTGATTCACCCAGAGTGAAAACGATGAATGGTTCTTCTTGTCATATGGGATATCGCCTTCCTTTTCTGCGATGTGAGTCATTTTCAAAACCTCACTTGCAAAGGGAAGTCCCATTTTATCAGCGGCATCTGAATGAACTGCAGTGCAGATAAGTCCGCCGGCATCCTTTCTCATGGACCGGATATCTTCAGGTGTAATCATGTCGGAACGTATCGCAAAGTCTGTCTCTCCCTCGCGGTCTGCAAAATCGTATATTAGTACAAATTCTCCTTTTTTTAGTGCTTCTACTGCTTTCTGTATCATTTTGAACATACCTCCACTGTAATTCTTATTCCGTCTTTTAATCCGAGTTCTTCACGAAGTCTGACTCCTGAAATTATTTCAATAACGTCATCAAGGTGATGCGTCCTTCCCGGTACTATTATTGCACACTTTATTCCGCTGATTCTGCATGGCAGACATTTAGCCGCTCCAAATGTTCTCTCATCGGCCTTAAATCCGTCAATGTCAACCCAGCCGTGCATTTCCGCTTTCTTTCGTGTTTCCACATTTGCAGGATCAAGCTTTACATTAAGTGTGCCGGGGAAGGGATCAATTCCAAGGCGCTCTTTAAACTGCGCCACATATCCGGGGATTGCTACATAATACCTGCCTTCCCCGAGACCGCTTACAACCTCACCTTCAATTCTGAAAGTACCGGCACTTTCCTCAAAAAGCCGTTTATAATCAGCATATTCTTTTTTAAGAGAATCTTCACCGGATTTGGTTATTGACACATACTGACCGTCCTGACGGACTGATCTCGTTATCAGTTCCTCTTTTTCAAGAGATATTAAACGGCG
Proteins encoded in this region:
- a CDS encoding DUF120 domain-containing protein, coding for MATAEDLISLKKIGQMGGLNGQVNVSSQKLGDALGISPQTASRRLISLEKEELITRSVRQDGQYVSITKSGEDSLKKEYADYKRLFEESAGTFRIEGEVVSGLGEGRYYVAIPGYVAQFKERLGIDPFPGTLNVKLDPANVETRKKAEMHGWVDIDGFKADERTFGAAKCLPCRISGIKCAIIVPGRTHHLDDVIEIISGVRLREELGLKDGIRITVEVCSK